In Edaphobacter bradus, the following are encoded in one genomic region:
- the hscB gene encoding Fe-S protein assembly co-chaperone HscB, which produces MTYFEVFSLPPRLALDTAALERQFYTLSRKLHPDRFAGKPLAEQEAALAQSSHLNDAYRTLKDPILRTQYLLKLEGIEMEEQSKAATDAARATGVEKKQVVPPELLEEVFELNMQLQEMRAAKQMGEDEPELRRDLMTAKDTFDAKMVETQAELEGLWARWDHTLDAGDEAGKAAARDGMVALLNKRSYLRNLVRDVNEALE; this is translated from the coding sequence ATGACGTACTTTGAGGTCTTCTCTCTCCCGCCGAGGCTCGCGCTCGACACCGCCGCGCTCGAAAGGCAGTTCTACACGCTGAGCCGCAAGTTGCATCCCGACCGCTTCGCCGGCAAGCCGCTGGCCGAGCAGGAGGCCGCGCTGGCGCAGTCCTCGCACCTCAACGATGCATACCGTACCCTGAAGGACCCCATCCTGCGGACACAGTATCTGCTGAAGCTTGAAGGGATCGAGATGGAGGAGCAGTCGAAGGCCGCGACCGACGCCGCGCGTGCGACGGGGGTGGAGAAGAAGCAGGTCGTCCCGCCTGAGCTGCTCGAAGAGGTCTTTGAGCTCAACATGCAGCTCCAGGAGATGCGCGCCGCCAAACAGATGGGCGAGGATGAACCGGAGCTGCGCCGTGACCTGATGACGGCCAAAGACACCTTCGACGCAAAGATGGTGGAGACGCAGGCGGAGCTGGAAGGGCTGTGGGCGCGCTGGGATCACACGTTGGACGCAGGCGACGAGGCCGGGAAGGCCGCGGCCCGGGACGGAATGGTCGCTCTGCTCAACAAGCGCAGCTATCTGCGGAACCTGGTCCGCGACGTCAACGAGGCGCTGGAATAG
- a CDS encoding TonB-dependent receptor plug domain-containing protein, protein MTKLYISSLFLCAAIAAAQQGSHPAPAPVQQSVEVTTSIPPIPLSESNRAVQTIETREQPLLVPGVVDFLRQDTSLNVQARAPLGVQADLSIRGTTFEQSLILVDGLRVDDPETGHLNLDIPVPLDAVSRIEVLHGSGSTFYGSDAIGGAVNFLTARPDHMSIVARSGAGNYGSLEQHLRADYSSAGFAEELTAGRDTSDGFMADRNYSSNAAASESWFTLFGKNTTDVLLAASDRPYGANQFYGPYDSWERTKGWFAAIQQQLGERTSASFAYRRHTDLFVLLQDNPDYYRNNHITGAWQSAARRADSFGANTTLSYGLEATGDSIHSTNLGVHARNQGAGYANLSLRSLGRLSLSIGAREQVFSGGDSVFSPSIAAAYAMTSTLRARASVGHGYRLPTYLDLYYSDPTTIGNPNLKPESSWSYEGGIDWSPSRAPFTLTATGFSLHQKNGIDYSKFDLSRPWQATNVANFAYNGAEADLRVHLPRSQRLQLSYTAVQATSPPHGLISEYAFNYAAQSALLAWSADLPAQISARTQLAVIQKTTQSPYALWDVALARNSGRVRPYLRLLNLSNTSYQEIPGVPLQGRTIMGGAEVNWSAQHR, encoded by the coding sequence GTGACGAAACTGTACATTTCCTCTTTATTTCTGTGCGCCGCCATCGCAGCCGCGCAGCAGGGCTCTCATCCCGCCCCAGCTCCCGTTCAGCAGTCGGTTGAGGTGACGACCTCCATCCCTCCGATTCCGCTTTCGGAGTCGAATCGCGCTGTCCAGACGATCGAGACTCGCGAGCAGCCGCTGCTCGTTCCCGGAGTAGTCGATTTTCTGCGGCAGGACACCTCACTCAACGTACAGGCGCGCGCTCCGCTTGGTGTGCAAGCCGATCTCTCGATTCGCGGCACAACCTTCGAGCAGTCGCTGATTCTCGTCGACGGGCTTCGCGTGGACGATCCGGAGACAGGCCATCTCAACCTCGACATCCCCGTGCCGCTCGATGCGGTGTCGCGTATCGAGGTGCTGCATGGCTCTGGTTCGACGTTCTACGGCTCGGACGCGATCGGCGGCGCGGTCAACTTCCTCACGGCCCGGCCGGACCATATGAGCATCGTTGCGCGCTCTGGAGCAGGGAACTACGGCTCGCTGGAGCAGCATCTCCGCGCAGACTACTCCAGTGCGGGCTTCGCGGAGGAACTCACGGCAGGCCGCGATACCTCTGACGGCTTCATGGCGGACCGCAACTACTCCAGCAACGCCGCTGCATCGGAGAGCTGGTTCACGCTCTTCGGCAAAAATACGACCGACGTTCTCCTCGCTGCAAGCGACCGGCCCTATGGAGCCAATCAGTTCTATGGCCCGTACGACTCGTGGGAGCGCACGAAGGGATGGTTTGCGGCGATCCAGCAGCAGCTCGGCGAGCGCACGTCGGCGTCGTTTGCGTATCGGCGTCACACGGACCTCTTTGTGCTGCTGCAAGACAACCCGGACTACTATCGCAACAACCACATCACCGGCGCGTGGCAGTCGGCGGCGCGCCGCGCGGACTCGTTTGGCGCGAACACGACGCTCTCTTACGGGCTCGAGGCCACTGGCGACTCTATCCACAGCACCAATCTCGGCGTGCACGCGCGCAATCAGGGAGCAGGATACGCCAACCTCTCGCTGCGTTCTCTGGGCCGGCTCTCGCTATCGATCGGCGCGAGGGAGCAGGTGTTTTCGGGCGGCGACTCTGTCTTCTCGCCGTCGATTGCTGCGGCCTATGCTATGACTTCAACGCTTCGCGCGCGGGCGTCTGTGGGACACGGCTATCGGCTTCCTACCTACCTCGATCTCTACTACTCGGATCCGACCACGATCGGAAATCCCAATCTCAAACCCGAGTCTTCGTGGAGCTACGAGGGCGGCATCGACTGGAGCCCGTCGCGCGCCCCGTTTACCCTTACGGCAACCGGATTCAGCCTTCACCAGAAGAACGGCATCGACTACTCGAAGTTCGATCTTTCCAGGCCGTGGCAGGCGACCAACGTCGCCAACTTCGCTTACAACGGAGCCGAGGCCGACCTTCGCGTCCATCTGCCTCGCTCGCAGCGACTGCAGTTGAGCTACACCGCGGTGCAGGCGACCTCCCCTCCGCATGGGCTGATCTCGGAGTACGCCTTCAACTACGCCGCGCAGAGCGCACTGCTTGCCTGGAGTGCGGACCTTCCGGCGCAGATCTCAGCGCGCACGCAGCTCGCTGTCATTCAGAAGACGACTCAGTCGCCTTACGCGCTCTGGGATGTGGCGCTCGCGCGCAACTCCGGCCGCGTTCGCCCTTATCTGCGCCTGCTCAATCTCAGCAACACGAGTTATCAGGAGATTCCCGGCGTTCCGTTACAGGGACGCACGATCATGGGCGGGGCGGAAGTCAATTGGTCTGCGCAGCATCGTTAG
- a CDS encoding ScyD/ScyE family protein: MNRYFMSKVPIAMVVLLLTCSAWAQSVTTTVIATGLNRPRGLKFGPDGALYVAEAGTGGPNGPFNCQQVPAPVGPTHGGPTARISKITGINQRTTVVDGLPSGINSLHPPGVLGVADVAFIGDTLFALLVGGGCSHGNPATPNGVIKVDVDHGTFSYVANLSAFEMATPIANPGPSLDDFEPDGTWYGMVAVRGQLYATEPNHQWIVRISPDTGEIQLLADISGSSQDWVGPTGITYKGNFFFGNLATFPIHPGSANVFKLTPSGNFKTWAEGLTTVVGLAFDSRDRLYVLELSDAPGNPTPGAGKLVRISPSGQAEDIKTGLVLPTAMTIGPDDAIYISNFGAAAPGLGQILRVEVKD, encoded by the coding sequence ATGAATCGGTATTTCATGTCGAAGGTACCTATTGCTATGGTGGTTCTGCTGCTGACGTGCTCAGCTTGGGCACAGTCGGTGACGACAACTGTGATTGCCACCGGCCTGAACCGGCCAAGAGGTCTCAAGTTCGGCCCCGATGGTGCCCTCTACGTGGCTGAAGCCGGAACTGGTGGTCCCAACGGGCCGTTCAACTGCCAACAGGTTCCCGCACCGGTTGGACCAACTCACGGCGGTCCAACTGCCCGCATTTCAAAGATCACCGGCATCAATCAGAGAACCACCGTGGTCGATGGATTGCCTTCCGGAATAAACAGCCTACACCCACCTGGCGTTCTCGGAGTGGCGGACGTAGCTTTCATCGGCGATACGCTTTTCGCACTGCTTGTTGGTGGTGGCTGTTCGCACGGAAATCCTGCAACCCCAAATGGCGTAATCAAAGTTGATGTCGATCACGGCACTTTTAGCTACGTTGCAAACTTGTCGGCATTTGAAATGGCAACCCCGATCGCGAACCCAGGTCCATCTCTTGACGATTTCGAACCTGATGGAACTTGGTATGGCATGGTGGCCGTCCGAGGCCAACTCTACGCCACAGAGCCAAATCACCAGTGGATTGTTCGCATTTCCCCGGACACCGGTGAGATCCAACTCCTCGCGGATATCTCGGGAAGCAGCCAGGATTGGGTCGGACCAACCGGGATCACGTATAAGGGCAACTTCTTCTTCGGCAACCTGGCGACGTTCCCTATTCATCCCGGGAGTGCGAATGTCTTTAAACTGACGCCCAGTGGCAATTTCAAAACATGGGCGGAGGGTCTCACGACTGTAGTTGGGCTTGCCTTTGACAGTCGCGACAGGCTCTACGTGCTTGAGTTGTCGGATGCACCTGGTAATCCGACACCCGGCGCCGGCAAACTCGTTCGCATCAGCCCATCAGGCCAGGCGGAAGATATAAAAACCGGACTGGTACTTCCTACTGCAATGACTATCGGCCCAGACGATGCAATTTACATATCGAATTTTGGCGCTGCGGCGCCTGGACTTGGTCAAATCCTTCGAGTGGAGGTCAAAGATTGA
- a CDS encoding MarR family winged helix-turn-helix transcriptional regulator, with translation MEASLNAILRQEELTFFESLTLAAIFFEQTGEIKPSNLAETFQTTRGNVSHCISSLEAKGLVKRKIDPDDARALKLVLSSTGRKRAVRVAGILDRMQSRLEEAIGEVKLEEMLARMSAVEEHCSRLAVAARGKD, from the coding sequence ATGGAGGCATCTCTCAATGCCATCCTTCGTCAGGAGGAACTGACGTTCTTCGAGTCATTGACGTTGGCGGCAATCTTTTTTGAACAGACGGGAGAGATCAAGCCCTCGAATCTGGCGGAGACGTTCCAGACAACACGCGGCAATGTGAGTCACTGCATCTCGTCCCTTGAAGCGAAGGGACTGGTCAAAAGAAAGATTGACCCGGACGACGCTAGGGCGCTCAAGCTTGTGCTCTCATCCACTGGAAGGAAGCGAGCTGTGAGGGTCGCGGGGATTCTGGACCGTATGCAGTCGCGACTCGAGGAGGCGATCGGCGAGGTAAAGCTAGAAGAAATGCTGGCTAGAATGTCTGCTGTTGAGGAACACTGCTCGCGGCTCGCAGTCGCGGCGAGAGGCAAGGATTAG
- a CDS encoding metal-dependent hydrolase, translating into MEPVTHLLTGAVLARTGFNRKAAYATLAMTLAAEAPDLDVLWGFKGPVAALEHHRGWTHALIGLPFEAAIVVGAIWLVHRWRRSSKSETKAPVRWGLLYSFSLIALLSHLLLDWTNNYGLRPFFPFDPRWFAGSFVFLFEPVMFLLLLMALLAPPLFGLVSSEVGARRQPFGGRGWAFTALAGIVLLWGLRAYERQQAMALAKSFDYGAPVMRVWADPYPVNPFRWQTIAETATTYHIAAVDTLSGNVTSSSQADVFYKPPTTLATLVAKRSWLGQVYLDWSKPFTLVTDTGVNADGLTVVTFRNLRFVNDTPLIAGSERTPLTGSVYINEDRRLDHMEMDGHVQH; encoded by the coding sequence ATGGAGCCAGTCACTCACTTACTCACCGGAGCCGTGCTGGCGCGCACAGGCTTCAACCGCAAGGCAGCCTACGCCACGCTGGCGATGACGCTCGCCGCCGAGGCTCCGGACCTCGATGTGCTCTGGGGATTCAAAGGGCCCGTCGCGGCGTTAGAGCATCATCGCGGCTGGACCCACGCGCTCATCGGCCTGCCCTTCGAGGCAGCCATCGTCGTCGGAGCCATCTGGCTCGTGCATCGGTGGCGTCGAAGCAGCAAGTCCGAGACAAAGGCGCCCGTGCGATGGGGACTGCTCTATTCCTTCTCGCTGATCGCTCTGCTGAGCCACCTGCTGCTCGACTGGACGAACAACTATGGCCTGCGCCCGTTTTTCCCCTTCGATCCTCGCTGGTTTGCAGGCTCGTTCGTCTTCCTCTTCGAGCCGGTGATGTTTCTGTTGCTGCTGATGGCGCTGCTCGCGCCGCCGCTCTTCGGTCTGGTGAGCAGCGAGGTCGGCGCGCGCCGCCAGCCCTTCGGTGGACGAGGCTGGGCCTTCACCGCGCTTGCAGGAATCGTGCTGCTTTGGGGCCTTCGAGCCTATGAGCGGCAACAGGCGATGGCTCTGGCGAAGAGCTTCGACTACGGCGCGCCGGTCATGCGCGTTTGGGCCGACCCTTATCCGGTCAATCCCTTCCGCTGGCAGACCATCGCCGAGACGGCGACGACCTACCACATCGCCGCCGTCGATACGCTCTCGGGCAACGTCACCTCAAGCTCGCAGGCCGACGTCTTCTACAAGCCGCCTACGACGCTCGCCACGCTCGTGGCCAAGCGAAGCTGGCTCGGCCAGGTCTACCTCGACTGGTCCAAGCCGTTCACGCTGGTGACCGACACCGGCGTGAACGCTGACGGCCTGACAGTAGTCACCTTCCGCAATCTGCGCTTCGTCAATGACACACCGCTGATCGCAGGCAGCGAAAGAACACCGTTGACGGGCTCCGTCTACATCAACGAAGACCGCCGCCTGGACCACATGGAGATGGACGGACACGTGCAGCACTAA
- the pyrR gene encoding bifunctional pyr operon transcriptional regulator/uracil phosphoribosyltransferase PyrR: protein MSTETTGEKPKIREKGRLMSASEIERTLVRLAHEIVEKNNGGTNLGLVGIKRRGVPLAQRLATMIEKIERHPVDTGVLDISFYRDDLSTEGPRPKVVPGAIGFDVNGRDIILMDDVLYTGRTIRAALDALFDHGRPKSVQLLVLIDRGHRELPIEATFVGRSIPTSSREIIEVKLNEIDGQEQVLLVERVD from the coding sequence ATGAGCACAGAGACGACAGGCGAGAAGCCAAAGATACGCGAGAAGGGCCGGCTGATGTCGGCGTCGGAGATCGAGCGCACGCTGGTGCGACTGGCGCACGAGATCGTAGAGAAGAACAATGGCGGCACCAACCTGGGGCTGGTCGGCATCAAGCGGCGCGGCGTTCCGCTGGCGCAGCGGCTCGCAACGATGATTGAGAAGATCGAGCGGCATCCCGTGGATACAGGCGTGCTCGACATCAGCTTCTACCGCGACGACCTCTCGACCGAAGGGCCGCGCCCCAAAGTGGTTCCGGGCGCGATTGGGTTCGATGTGAATGGGCGCGACATCATCCTCATGGACGATGTGCTCTACACCGGCAGGACGATCCGCGCGGCGCTGGATGCGCTGTTCGACCACGGCCGCCCGAAGAGCGTGCAGCTGCTGGTGCTGATCGATCGCGGCCACAGGGAGCTTCCGATTGAGGCCACCTTTGTGGGCCGGTCAATCCCGACCTCGAGCCGCGAGATCATCGAGGTGAAGCTCAACGAGATAGATGGGCAGGAGCAGGTTCTGCTGGTCGAGCGAGTAGATTGA
- a CDS encoding dihydroorotase produces MSNLLIRNGRLIDPANGVDAPRDLLLREGRVAAVEPPGTLDGVEAETIDAAGMIVAPGLIDVHVHLREPGQTYKETIATGTLAAAAGGFTSVVAMPNTTPVNDSVAGLEWMLDGARGAHVRLFAMPAATQGSMGVELTDFEALRKAGAVGFTDDGKPVLEDQVMRAALIAAARAEVPVSQHAEDTRLTGGCSMNAGTVAFRLGLRGMTVGAESRIVERDIELLRQIERTEGLRPHLHVQHVSTARALELIREAKSEGLHVTCEVTPHHFTLTDEAVGDYNTNAKMNPPLRAEGDRLAMIAGLVDGTVDCIATDHAPHASHEKEQEFERAPNGITGLETALGLALRVLHREHGLSLTRIMALMSAAPASTLGLAGRGTLGLGHFGDVVIFDAGAEWVFDAKATRSKSRNTPFDGAGMLGRVRATICEGRVVYRNWG; encoded by the coding sequence ATGAGCAATCTGCTGATTCGCAATGGTCGACTAATCGATCCCGCCAATGGCGTGGACGCGCCGCGTGATCTGCTGCTGCGCGAGGGACGCGTGGCAGCAGTGGAACCGCCGGGAACGCTTGATGGCGTCGAGGCCGAGACCATCGATGCCGCTGGAATGATTGTGGCTCCTGGACTCATCGACGTGCACGTCCACCTGCGCGAACCGGGGCAGACGTACAAGGAGACGATCGCGACGGGAACGCTGGCGGCGGCCGCGGGCGGCTTCACTAGCGTTGTGGCGATGCCGAACACTACGCCAGTGAACGACTCCGTCGCAGGGCTTGAGTGGATGCTCGACGGCGCGCGCGGAGCTCACGTCAGGCTGTTTGCAATGCCGGCGGCGACGCAAGGCAGCATGGGAGTCGAGCTGACGGATTTCGAAGCGCTGCGCAAGGCCGGGGCCGTGGGCTTCACCGACGACGGCAAGCCGGTCCTCGAAGACCAGGTGATGCGTGCCGCGCTGATCGCGGCTGCGCGAGCCGAGGTCCCAGTCTCGCAGCACGCCGAGGATACGCGGCTGACAGGCGGATGCAGCATGAACGCAGGCACGGTGGCCTTCCGGCTCGGGCTGCGCGGCATGACGGTTGGAGCCGAGTCACGCATCGTCGAGCGCGACATTGAACTGCTGCGCCAGATTGAGCGCACCGAAGGGCTGCGGCCGCATCTCCATGTGCAGCACGTCTCGACGGCGCGCGCTCTGGAACTGATCCGCGAGGCCAAGAGTGAGGGCCTGCATGTGACCTGTGAGGTGACGCCGCATCACTTCACTCTTACGGACGAAGCAGTGGGCGACTACAACACCAACGCGAAGATGAATCCTCCGCTGCGTGCCGAAGGCGATCGCCTCGCCATGATTGCGGGGCTTGTCGATGGGACAGTCGATTGCATCGCGACGGACCACGCTCCGCACGCCTCCCACGAGAAGGAGCAGGAGTTCGAGCGCGCACCGAACGGCATTACGGGGCTTGAGACCGCGCTGGGCCTCGCGCTGCGCGTGCTGCATCGCGAGCACGGCCTCTCCCTCACTCGCATCATGGCGCTGATGAGCGCTGCGCCGGCCTCGACTCTCGGGCTGGCCGGCCGCGGCACGCTGGGGCTGGGCCACTTCGGAGATGTCGTGATCTTCGATGCCGGCGCGGAGTGGGTGTTCGATGCGAAGGCTACGCGGTCGAAGTCGAGAAACACACCCTTCGACGGAGCCGGGATGCTAGGCCGCGTGCGCGCCACGATCTGCGAGGGCCGTGTTGTCTACCGCAACTGGGGCTAA
- a CDS encoding aspartate carbamoyltransferase catalytic subunit, which yields MSGRPGYAQGSLISVADLSVAEVSAVLGETARIEQTAHADRVRMLEGHTIALLFYESSTRTRTSFELAAKSLGATTTLVSDKSSSIEKGESLKDTGLTLRALGAECIILRHASSGAPSLLARMTGLPVLNAGDGMHEHPSQALLDLRAILTRLGLNATTVHERTLAGVTVVITGDILHSRVARSNAMLLPRLGAKVILCGPEKLLPKEALGLGEGVEIERDFDAALRRAGTNGRAVAMMLRIQRERLAGLELDLADYISRYQLNEDRLAASAPQALVMHPGPMIRGLEITGEVADGAQSAIEQQVSHGLAVRSALLVRALGAGGFLGRVA from the coding sequence ATGAGCGGAAGACCGGGATACGCGCAGGGCTCTCTGATCAGCGTGGCCGACCTGTCGGTGGCTGAGGTCTCGGCGGTGTTGGGCGAGACAGCGAGGATCGAGCAGACGGCCCACGCAGACCGCGTCCGGATGCTCGAGGGACACACGATTGCGCTCTTGTTCTACGAGTCGAGTACCCGGACGAGGACATCGTTTGAACTGGCTGCAAAGTCGCTGGGCGCGACGACGACGCTGGTGAGCGACAAGTCTTCGTCAATCGAAAAAGGCGAGAGCTTGAAGGACACAGGGCTGACACTGCGGGCCCTGGGAGCGGAGTGCATCATCCTGCGTCATGCGTCCTCTGGAGCGCCGTCGCTGCTGGCAAGGATGACAGGGTTGCCGGTGCTGAACGCAGGCGACGGCATGCACGAGCATCCTTCACAGGCCCTGCTCGATCTGCGAGCGATACTTACGCGGTTGGGGCTCAATGCGACGACCGTGCATGAGAGGACTCTGGCAGGAGTGACGGTTGTGATTACGGGAGACATTCTGCATAGCCGCGTGGCGCGCTCGAATGCGATGCTACTGCCCCGGCTGGGCGCGAAGGTGATTCTGTGCGGCCCGGAGAAGCTGCTGCCGAAGGAGGCGCTGGGACTTGGCGAAGGAGTCGAGATCGAGCGGGACTTCGATGCTGCGTTGCGCCGAGCCGGCACCAACGGCCGTGCCGTCGCGATGATGCTGCGGATTCAGCGTGAGCGGCTGGCGGGGCTTGAGCTCGATCTCGCGGACTATATCTCGCGCTACCAGCTCAACGAGGATCGGCTGGCAGCCAGCGCACCGCAGGCTCTGGTGATGCATCCGGGGCCGATGATCCGCGGACTTGAGATTACGGGCGAGGTCGCCGATGGAGCGCAGTCGGCGATTGAGCAGCAGGTGAGCCATGGGCTCGCGGTTCGTTCAGCGCTGCTGGTGCGCGCTCTGGGCGCTGGCGGCTTTCTAGGCAGGGTGGCATGA
- a CDS encoding HesB/IscA family protein, which produces MAMVTLQTAAEMEASRNQAAQPEKNPLAGMTLLTAEGRQPRAKAAIEITEKALKRIRIAMAKEGVSPEQGGLRVGIQGGGCSGLSYSIRFDSQPRERDRVFVFGAGVQTAGDPTNGAPIRLFVDPKSFLYLAGMVLDFEEALMRQGFNFINPNSTKSCGCGSSFSA; this is translated from the coding sequence ATGGCGATGGTGACACTACAAACCGCGGCGGAGATGGAGGCCAGCCGGAACCAGGCTGCGCAGCCGGAGAAGAATCCTCTCGCCGGGATGACCCTGTTGACCGCCGAGGGCCGGCAGCCCCGCGCCAAGGCAGCCATCGAGATCACCGAAAAGGCGCTGAAGCGCATCCGCATCGCCATGGCCAAGGAGGGCGTCTCGCCGGAGCAAGGCGGGCTGCGCGTAGGCATCCAGGGCGGCGGCTGCTCCGGGTTGAGCTATTCAATTCGCTTCGACTCGCAGCCTCGCGAGCGCGACCGCGTATTTGTCTTCGGTGCTGGAGTCCAGACGGCGGGTGACCCCACCAACGGCGCGCCGATCCGACTCTTCGTTGACCCCAAGAGCTTCCTCTATCTCGCCGGCATGGTGCTCGACTTTGAAGAGGCGCTGATGCGCCAGGGCTTCAACTTCATCAACCCCAACTCCACCAAGAGCTGCGGGTGCGGATCGAGTTTTTCGGCCTAG
- the iscU gene encoding Fe-S cluster assembly scaffold IscU, which translates to MSYSDKVVDHYNHPRNVGTLDKSATEVGTGLVGAPECGDVMRLQIKVNPETQVIEDAKFKTFGCGSAIASSSLATEWVKGKTVDEALAISNTDIVKELSLPPVKIHCSVLAEDAIRAAIGDWKKKNNVVEAATATAAAH; encoded by the coding sequence ATGTCATATAGCGACAAGGTCGTAGACCACTACAATCACCCCCGTAACGTCGGCACGCTGGACAAGAGCGCGACTGAGGTTGGTACCGGCTTGGTCGGCGCCCCCGAGTGCGGCGACGTCATGCGCCTGCAGATCAAGGTGAACCCCGAGACTCAGGTGATCGAGGACGCGAAGTTCAAGACCTTCGGCTGCGGCTCGGCCATCGCCTCCAGCTCGCTCGCGACCGAGTGGGTGAAGGGCAAGACGGTCGATGAGGCGCTGGCGATCTCGAACACCGACATCGTGAAGGAGCTGTCGCTTCCTCCGGTAAAGATTCATTGCTCGGTGCTGGCTGAGGATGCGATCCGCGCGGCGATCGGCGATTGGAAGAAGAAGAACAACGTCGTCGAGGCGGCAACCGCAACTGCAGCGGCCCACTAA
- a CDS encoding zinc ribbon domain-containing protein: protein MQEFCHRCGGDLPEQQGASSFCPHCGAQQLYFLSSEQGESGAVDTTGAMPPPKPRDVEWKTAIRCAVLVGGVAAVLSVASMRLAAFSMLSLLWTTSASLIALGLYQRRRPQARMDGRIGARIGLVVGLVVVCWLAVSLAAAGLVARYGLHNLAGFDAQMAEQFRTAIERTAAANPQPKETWGYLYLPEFQVGMMLAGFGMGAGIVLALSTLGGVVGGMLGNRGSYFTGSRS from the coding sequence ATGCAAGAATTTTGTCACCGATGCGGTGGAGACCTGCCGGAGCAGCAGGGGGCTTCCTCGTTCTGCCCGCACTGCGGCGCGCAGCAGCTTTACTTCCTGAGTTCGGAGCAGGGGGAGTCGGGGGCCGTGGATACGACCGGCGCGATGCCTCCGCCGAAGCCGCGCGACGTGGAGTGGAAGACGGCGATCCGCTGTGCGGTTCTGGTGGGCGGAGTGGCAGCGGTGCTGAGCGTGGCGTCGATGCGCCTTGCGGCGTTCTCAATGCTGAGCCTGCTATGGACGACCAGCGCGTCGCTGATCGCGCTGGGGCTGTATCAGAGGAGGCGTCCGCAGGCGCGGATGGACGGCCGCATCGGCGCGCGGATCGGGCTGGTGGTCGGGCTGGTGGTCGTGTGCTGGCTTGCGGTTTCGCTGGCAGCCGCGGGGCTGGTGGCGCGATACGGGCTGCACAATCTGGCGGGCTTCGATGCGCAGATGGCGGAGCAGTTCCGCACGGCGATTGAGCGTACAGCGGCGGCCAATCCTCAGCCGAAGGAGACGTGGGGTTACCTTTACCTGCCCGAGTTTCAGGTGGGAATGATGCTGGCGGGATTTGGCATGGGCGCAGGCATTGTGCTGGCACTGTCTACACTGGGTGGAGTAGTCGGCGGGATGCTGGGGAACAGAGGCAGCTACTTCACCGGGAGCAGAAGCTAG